One Eleginops maclovinus isolate JMC-PN-2008 ecotype Puerto Natales chromosome 22, JC_Emac_rtc_rv5, whole genome shotgun sequence DNA segment encodes these proteins:
- the crtac1b gene encoding cartilage acidic protein 1, with protein sequence MLLWLVLLLPSISSAQRSEPMFSAITKTILPPDYDNNPTQLNYGVAVTDVDGDGDLEVFVAGYNGPNLVLKYDKQKKRLVNIAVDNHSSPFYALRDRQGNAIGVTACDIDGDGREEIYVLNTNNAFSGRATYSDKLFKFRNGRFEDLLNDDINEHRDVANRMAGRSVACVDRKGSGRYAIYIANYASGNVGPHALIEMDEAASDLSQGVIALSNVAELAGVNKFTGGRGVVVGPIVSQSLSDIFCDNEYGPNFLFRNNGDGTFTDVAQQAGVEDPMQHGRGVALADFNRDGKTDIVYGNWNGPHRLYMQLNNRKQKFKDIASQKFSMPSPVRTVMAADFDNDNEMEVFFNNIAYRGPSVNRLFRVSRREHGDPQIEELNIGDASEPEGRGTGAITTDFDGDGRLELLISHGESAAQPISVYKVNQGLTNAWLRVIPRTKFGAFARGAKVVLYTKKSGPHTRIIDGGSGYLCEMEPVAHFGLGKDVATNVEVYWPDGRSSARPLEPSDINTVMEIHYPRDEEEVTPTVEIECGHGFALNENGRCTDKDECTQFPTVCPSDRPICTNTYGSYKCRAKRRCNQGFEPNDDGSACVAQVAYFGGTRSSGERRRSGLSYWMFPISVLPLVSTHLQTGLL encoded by the exons ATGTTGTTGTGGCTGGTTTTGCTCCTGCCTTCCATCTCTTCGGCTCAGCGATCAGAGCCCATGTTCTCAGCTATAACCAAGACCATCCTTCCTCCCGACTATGACAACAACCCCACTCAGCTCAACTATGGCGTGGCCGTCACCGATGTGGATGGGGACGGAGACCTGGAGGTTTTTGTAGCTGG CTACAACGGCCCGAACCTGGTGCTAAAGTACGACAAGCAGAAGAAAAGGCTTGTCAACATCGCTGTTGACAACCATAGCTCCCCGTTCTACGCCCTAAGGGACCGCCAAGGCAACGCCATAGGAGTGACGGCGTGTGACATCGATGGAGATGGTCGGGAGGAGATATATGTGCTTAACACCAATAACGCCTTCTCTG GTCGAGCAACATATTCTGACAAGCTCTTTAAGTTCCGCAATGGACGCTTTGAGGATCTGCTGAACGATGACATTAACGAACACAGAGATGTGGCTAACCGTATGGCTGGGCGCTCAGTGGCCTGTGTGGACAGGAAG GGTTCAGGTCGTTACGCCATCTACATAGCCAACTATGCCAGTGGCAACGTGGGCCCTCATGCTCTTATTGAAATGGACGAGGCAGCGAGTGATCTTTCACAGGGCGTCATCGCCCTCTCCAACGTGGCAGAGCTGGCCGGGGTCAACAAATTCACTG ggGGGCGAGGTGTCGTGGTGGGGCCTATTGTCAGTCAATCCCTCTCCGATATTTTTTGCGACAACGAGTACGGTCCCAACTTCCTGTTCAGGAACAACGGAGATGGAACATTTACTGATGTGGCGCAGCAGGCTG GTGTGGAGGACCCCATGCAGCATGGCAGAGGGGTTGCTCTGGCAGACTTCAACCGTGACGGCAAAACAGACATCGTCTACGGGAACTGGAATGGGCCTCACCGCCTTTACATGCAGCTGAATAACCGGAAACAGAAGTTCAAG GACATAGCATCCCAGAAGTTTTCTATGCCGTCACCGGTTCGCACCGTCATGGCCGCTGACTTTGACAATGACAACGAGATGGAGGTCTTCTTCAATAACATCGCCTACAGGGGCCCCTCCGTCAATAGGCTCTTTAG GGTGAGCAGGAGAGAGCATGGAGACCCCCAGATAGAAGAGCTGAACATTGGAGATGCATCAGAGCCTGAAGGACGAGGAAccg GAGCTATAACCACAGACTTTGATGGTGATGGGCGTCTGGAACTGCTGATATCTCATGGTGAAAGTGCAGCTCAGCCTATCTCTGTCTACAAAGTCaaccag GGGCTCACTAACGCCTGGCTGCGTGTGATTCCCCGAACCAAGTTTGGTGCTTTTGCCAGGGGGGCTAAGGTGGTGCTGTACACTAAAAAGAGTGGCCCGCACACACGGATCATCGACGGGGGCTCAGGGTACCTGTGTGAGATGGAGCCTGTAGCCCACTTTGGCCTTG GTAAGGATGTTGCCACTAATGTGGAGGTGTACTGGCCAGATGGTCGTTCATCAGCACGACCCCTAGAGCCTTCAGACATCAACACAGTGATGGAGATCCACTATCCGAGAGACGAGGAGGAAGTCACTCCTACTGTGGAAATAGAG TGCGGTCATGGGTTTGCTTTGAATGAGAATGGCCGTTGCACAG ATAAAGATGAGTGTACCCAGTTTCCCACTGTGTGCCCCTCTGACCGCCCCATCTGCACCAACACCTATGGCAGCTATAAGTGCCGCGCCAAGAGGAGATGCAACCAGGGCTTTGAGCCCAACGATGATGGGTCAGCctgtgtgg CCCAGGTGGCTTACTTTGGGGGAACACGGTCTTCAGGGGAACGCCGACGATCAGGACTATCTTACTGGATGTTCCCCATCTCTGTGCTACCACTCGTCTCAACCCACCTCCAGACTGGACTACTGTAG